In Malaclemys terrapin pileata isolate rMalTer1 chromosome 11, rMalTer1.hap1, whole genome shotgun sequence, a single genomic region encodes these proteins:
- the LOC128845726 gene encoding gamma-crystallin B-like, whose product MGKITLFEDRNFQGRSVECSSDRPDFQSQLSRCNSARVESGCFMLYERPNFQGQQFFLKRGDYPDMQSEGFSTSIKSCRMIPPHRGTYRIKIYEKEDHRGNMVELTEDSPQVMDQLRSPEMLSCSVLEGYWILYELPNYRGRQYLLRPGQYRRFSEWGSMSGKVGSLRRATDLY is encoded by the exons ATGGGAAAG ATCACTCTTTTCGAGGACAGAAACTTCCAGGGCCGCTCTGTTGAGTGCAGCAGCGACCGGCCGGATTTTCAAAGTCAGCTCAGCCGCTGTAACTCCGCCCGCGTGGAAAGTGGCTGCTTCATGCTCTATGAACGTCCCAACTTCCAGGGACAGCAGTTCTTTCTGAAACGGGGGGATTATCCTGACATGCAGTCTGAGGGTTTCAGCACCTCCATTAAGTCCTGCCGGATGATCCCACCT CACAGGGGCACCTACAGGATAAAGATCTATGAGAAGGAGGATCACAGAGGCAACATGGTAGAGTTAACCGAGGACTCTCCACAAGTCATGGACCAGCTACGCTCCCCCGAGATGCTCTCTTGTTCTGTGCTGGAGGGGTACTGGATCCTTTACGAACTGCCGAATTACAGAGGCCGCCAGTACctgctgaggccagggcagtaccGGAGATTCAGCGAGTGGGGCTCTATGAGTGGCAAAGTCGGCTCTTTGAGACGTGCCACTGATCTCTACTGA
- the LOC128845503 gene encoding gamma-crystallin B-like: protein MGKITLFEDRNFQGRSVECSSDRPDFQSQLSRCNSVRVESGCFMLYERPNFQGQQFFLKRGDYPDMQSEGFSTSIKSCRMIPPHRGTYRIKIYEKEDHRGNMVELTEDSPQVMEQLRSPEMLSCSVLDGHWILYELPNYRGRQYLLRPGEYRRFSEWGSMSGKVGSLRRATDLY, encoded by the exons ATGGGAAAG ATCACTCTTTTCGAGGACAGAAACTTCCAGGGCCGCTCCGTTGAGTGCAGCAGCGACCGGCCGGATTTTCAAAGTCAGCTCAGCCGCTGTAACTCCGTCCGCGTGGAAAGTGGCTGCTTCATGCTCTATGAACGTCCCAACTTCCAGGGACAGCAGTTCTTTCTGAAACGGGGGGATTATCCCGACATGCAGTCTGAGGGTTTCAGCACCTCCATTAAGTCCTGCCGGATGATCCCACCT CACAGGGGCACCTACAGGATAAAGATCTATGAGAAGGAGGATCACAGAGGCAACATGGTAGAGTTAACCGAGGACTCTCCACAAGTCATGGAACAGCTACGCTCCCCCGAGATGCTCTCGTGTTCTGTGCTGGATGGGCACTGGATCCTTTACGAATTGCCAAATTACAGAGGCCGCCAATACCTGCTGAGGCCAGGGGAGTACCGGAGATTCAGCGAGTGGGGCTCTATGAGTGGCAAGGTCGGCTCCTTGAGACGAGCCACTGATCTCTACTGA